One Methylothermaceae bacteria B42 DNA segment encodes these proteins:
- a CDS encoding peptide ABC transporter permease, whose protein sequence is MTAYLIRRLLYAFPILIGVNLITFLLFFVVNPPDDMARMQLGHKYVTQEAIDKWKHERGYDLPLFYNKQAEGVKKITQTIFYQKSLNLFLFRFGRSDSGRNIGADIRERMWPSLAIAVPSLILGLAVNITFALLLVFFRRSYLETAGVTGCVILMSISALFYIIAGQYVFGKLMRLVPISGYESGLTAIKFIILPVLVGVVSGIGSGVRWYRTLFLEEIEKDYVRTARAKGLSEPTVLFRHVLPNAMIPILTGVVAILPLLFMGSLLTESFFSIPGLGSYTIEAINRQDFAIVRAMVFLGSVLYILGLLLTDISYTLADPRVRLQ, encoded by the coding sequence ATGACAGCCTACCTCATCCGCCGCCTTCTCTATGCCTTCCCCATTCTGATCGGCGTCAACCTGATTACCTTTTTGCTCTTTTTCGTCGTCAATCCGCCCGACGACATGGCCCGGATGCAGTTGGGGCATAAATATGTCACCCAGGAAGCCATCGACAAATGGAAGCACGAACGCGGTTATGACCTGCCTTTGTTTTACAACAAGCAGGCCGAAGGAGTAAAAAAAATCACTCAGACGATTTTCTATCAGAAATCGCTCAATTTATTTCTATTCCGCTTTGGGCGCTCGGACAGCGGCAGGAATATCGGCGCCGACATCCGGGAAAGGATGTGGCCATCATTGGCGATTGCCGTCCCATCCCTTATCCTTGGGCTAGCGGTTAATATTACTTTTGCCTTGTTGCTAGTTTTTTTCCGGCGCAGCTATCTGGAAACCGCCGGGGTGACCGGGTGCGTCATCCTGATGTCTATCTCCGCGCTGTTTTACATTATCGCCGGCCAGTATGTGTTTGGGAAATTGATGCGGCTGGTGCCCATCTCCGGTTACGAAAGCGGCTTGACCGCCATCAAATTCATTATTCTGCCAGTGCTTGTCGGGGTGGTCTCCGGCATTGGTTCCGGGGTGCGCTGGTACCGCACCTTGTTTTTGGAGGAAATTGAAAAGGACTATGTCCGCACCGCCCGGGCCAAAGGCTTGTCGGAACCGACGGTCCTGTTCCGCCACGTACTCCCCAACGCGATGATTCCCATTCTTACCGGCGTGGTGGCGATTTTACCCTTACTCTTCATGGGCAGCTTGCTGACTGAGTCCTTCTTCAGCATTCCAGGGCTGGGAAGCTACACAATTGAAGCCATCAACCGGCAGGATTTCGCCATTGTCCGCGCCATGGTGTTTTTAGGGTCGGTTCTGTACATCCTGGGGCTCCTGCTGACGGATATTTCCTACACCTTGGCAGATCCACGGGTGCGTCTGCAATGA
- a CDS encoding ABC transporter ATP-binding protein — protein MTDPLLRLDNLTTRFHQAERVFTAVDSVSFAIQRGETFALVGESGSGKSMTALSVMRLLPPDAKIVSGQAVLEGDDLFQLTEWQMNRVRGKRIGMIFQDPMTSLNPVKSIAIHIMEALKIHLGLTGEDAHIRCIELLHQVGIPQPERRLWDYPHQLSGGQRQRVMIAIALAGEPDLLIADEPTTALDVTIQAQILKLLKTLQEQRQMTLWLISHDLGMVADLADQAAVMQQGKIVEIFNKKDGPLFSNPKHPYTRQLLAALPKLDSCLQRQSQPAPPLLQVSDFRVWYPIRKGILKRVVDYVRAVDGVSFTLQKGKTLALVGESGCGKTTLGKAILKLIPATSGQVYFDGQELDTLPIKRRCRAMQIVFQDPFSSMNPRMLVGDIIAEGLKSLRPEMSKPARIKRTEQLLEQVDLSPEARLRYPHEFSGGQRQRICIARALAVEPQLIVCDEPTSALDVSVQQQIIELLKRLQEKTGVSYLFISHDLAVVAEIADQIAVMDQGKIVELGETRQILFHPQHAFTQRLLSSLPGKQLYSSSQTNVV, from the coding sequence ATGACTGACCCGCTCCTGCGCCTGGACAATCTGACCACCCGCTTTCATCAAGCAGAGCGGGTCTTCACCGCCGTGGATTCGGTCAGCTTTGCCATTCAGCGGGGCGAAACCTTTGCTTTGGTAGGGGAATCGGGTTCCGGCAAATCCATGACCGCCCTGTCAGTCATGCGCCTGCTGCCGCCGGACGCCAAAATCGTATCGGGCCAAGCCGTTCTTGAGGGTGACGATCTGTTCCAGCTCACCGAATGGCAAATGAACCGGGTTCGGGGCAAGCGCATCGGGATGATTTTCCAAGATCCCATGACCTCGCTCAACCCAGTCAAATCCATCGCCATCCATATCATGGAAGCTTTGAAAATCCACTTGGGATTGACGGGCGAGGACGCCCATATACGTTGTATCGAACTGTTGCACCAAGTGGGCATTCCGCAACCGGAAAGGCGCCTGTGGGACTATCCTCACCAACTGTCGGGTGGACAGCGCCAGCGGGTGATGATTGCCATTGCCCTGGCCGGCGAACCCGATCTGCTCATTGCCGACGAACCCACTACCGCGCTGGATGTCACCATCCAGGCGCAAATTCTGAAACTGCTCAAAACCCTGCAAGAGCAACGGCAAATGACCTTGTGGCTCATCAGCCACGACCTGGGGATGGTGGCCGATCTCGCCGACCAGGCCGCGGTAATGCAACAGGGCAAGATTGTCGAAATTTTCAACAAAAAAGACGGCCCGTTATTTTCCAACCCCAAACATCCCTACACCCGTCAATTACTCGCGGCCCTCCCCAAGCTGGACAGTTGCCTGCAGCGGCAATCCCAGCCCGCCCCGCCTTTGCTGCAAGTGAGTGATTTCCGGGTCTGGTATCCCATCCGCAAGGGAATCTTAAAACGGGTGGTGGATTATGTGCGGGCGGTGGATGGTGTCTCGTTCACCCTGCAAAAAGGCAAAACCCTGGCCCTGGTGGGGGAATCCGGCTGTGGCAAGACCACCTTGGGCAAAGCCATTCTCAAGCTGATTCCCGCCACCTCCGGCCAAGTGTACTTTGACGGCCAGGAACTGGATACCCTGCCCATCAAGCGCCGCTGTCGGGCCATGCAAATCGTGTTTCAGGACCCTTTTTCCTCCATGAACCCCAGAATGCTGGTAGGCGATATCATTGCCGAAGGATTAAAGTCACTGCGCCCGGAAATGAGCAAACCCGCCCGAATCAAACGCACCGAACAACTGCTCGAACAAGTGGATCTTTCACCAGAGGCCAGGCTCCGTTATCCCCACGAATTTTCCGGCGGCCAGCGCCAGCGGATCTGCATCGCCCGGGCCTTGGCGGTGGAACCCCAATTGATTGTCTGCGACGAGCCCACCAGTGCCCTGGATGTCTCCGTGCAACAGCAGATTATCGAGCTGTTGAAACGGCTTCAGGAAAAAACCGGCGTCAGTTATCTGTTCATCAGCCACGACTTGGCCGTGGTTGCCGAAATCGCCGACCAAATCGCGGTGATGGACCAGGGTAAAATCGTCGAGCTAGGGGAAACCCGTCAAATCCTGTTCCACCCCCAACACGCCTTCACCCAAAGGTTGCTGTCATCCTTGCCGGGCAAGCAGCTTTATTCTTCATCTCAAACTAATGTGGTCTAA
- a CDS encoding peptide ABC transporter permease has protein sequence MIPVILWTDALLFILVAAIVLLVIYARHQEHLRRPWRKILRNRKGMAALLILMAFMAIGLLDSVHFRSTRGGEVISLFDVWVAPLKTRMEKTYSAPFATHLYTKEYMTLTDGSREWRYPRLVYGGAHLQNPAKKWRDIAATTSIGILKGLGLGVFLMSPLYFFRKGKPGCSDVPWGTLSTTVILLSVLGFSLAELSLKYHVLGTDKVGEDVLYQTLKSIRTGLVIGTLTTLVMLPFALMLGVLAGYFRGWIDDIIQYTYTTLNSIPGVLLIAASILMIQVYMAAHEDQFANLAVRADMRLFFLCLILGITSWTGLCRLLRAETLKLREMEYIQAARALGVSHPVILIRHIVPNLFHIVLISVVLDFSGLVLAEAVLSYVNIGVDPTTQSWGNMINSARLELARDPIVWWTLLAAFLFMFTFVLSANLFADTVRDAFDPRRAET, from the coding sequence ATGATACCCGTGATCTTGTGGACTGATGCCTTACTGTTTATTCTGGTCGCCGCCATTGTTCTGCTGGTGATTTACGCCCGCCACCAGGAACATCTGCGCCGCCCCTGGCGTAAAATTCTGCGTAACCGCAAGGGCATGGCGGCGCTACTGATTCTGATGGCATTTATGGCCATCGGGCTACTGGATTCCGTGCATTTCCGGAGCACCAGAGGCGGCGAAGTGATCAGCCTGTTCGATGTTTGGGTGGCGCCTTTAAAGACAAGGATGGAAAAAACCTACTCGGCTCCTTTCGCTACCCATCTCTATACCAAAGAATACATGACGCTAACTGATGGCAGCCGGGAGTGGCGCTATCCACGTTTGGTTTATGGCGGCGCCCACCTACAAAACCCAGCAAAGAAATGGCGCGATATTGCCGCCACCACATCCATCGGCATCCTCAAAGGACTGGGACTCGGGGTATTCCTCATGTCGCCGCTTTACTTTTTCAGAAAAGGGAAACCTGGCTGTTCCGACGTTCCCTGGGGCACGCTCTCAACGACGGTGATTTTATTATCGGTACTGGGTTTTTCCCTGGCCGAATTGAGTTTGAAATACCATGTACTGGGCACCGACAAGGTGGGAGAAGATGTCCTCTATCAAACTTTGAAAAGCATCCGCACCGGCCTTGTCATCGGCACCTTGACCACCTTGGTGATGCTTCCCTTTGCCCTCATGCTCGGGGTCCTGGCGGGTTATTTCCGGGGCTGGATTGACGATATCATTCAATACACCTACACCACCTTGAACTCCATTCCCGGTGTCCTTTTGATTGCTGCCTCGATCTTAATGATTCAGGTCTATATGGCGGCCCATGAGGATCAATTCGCCAATCTGGCGGTTCGCGCCGATATGCGGCTGTTCTTTTTGTGCCTGATTCTCGGCATCACCAGTTGGACGGGGTTGTGTCGGCTGCTGCGGGCGGAAACCCTGAAACTGCGGGAAATGGAATATATCCAGGCAGCGCGGGCGCTGGGGGTTTCCCATCCCGTTATCTTGATCCGCCATATCGTCCCCAATCTTTTTCACATTGTTTTGATATCCGTGGTGCTGGATTTTAGCGGACTGGTGCTGGCGGAAGCGGTGCTGTCTTACGTCAACATCGGCGTCGACCCCACCACCCAAAGCTGGGGCAACATGATCAATAGCGCGCGGCTGGAACTGGCCCGCGATCCCATCGTCTGGTGGACGTTGCTTGCGGCCTTTCTGTTTATGTTCACCTTTGTTTTATCCGCCAACCTGTTTGCCGACACCGTTCGTGACGCTTTTGACCCTAGAAGAGCAGAAACATGA
- a CDS encoding peptide ABC transporter substrate-binding protein, whose protein sequence is MEITRIFNLLVWAILSLALLAACEGPLNSPYPAAEKYRNIYYSSFSERPKHLDPAVAYSSDEYRLIAQIYEPPLQYHYLKRPYTLAPLAAATMPDVKYYDAGGRPLPADAPVDSIAYSEYIITIKKGIRFQPHPAFAKNKTGILLYHRLTQDLLDGIRTPMDFPKLGTRELTAKDFIYQIKRLVHPQLHSPIAGLMKQHIVGLKEFAKAMQQRYEQEGSDAFFDLRPYPLEGVKQIDRYRYSIKIHGKYPQFSYWLAMPFFAPMPWEADHFYDQPALKERNLTLDWYPVGTGPYMLVENNPNRRMVLKRNPNFHLETYPREGEAQDQEKGLLADAGKPLPFIDEVKYILERESIPAWNKFLQGYYEASGIGSDSFEQAIRFGSQGQAELTDTLKDKGICLETAVAPSIFYLGFNMLDPVVGGLTEKQRKLRQAISIAIDYEEYISIFMNGRGVAAQGVLPPGIFGYRSGPQGINPYVYHWENNRPVRKSIDEARRLLTQAGYPGGRDPKTGQPLLLYFDTSASGPDEKARLNWYRKQFEKLGIQLVIRATDYNRFRQKIRTGNTQIFMWGWNADYPDPENFFFLLYSANGKVKYGGENAANYENPEFDRLFLQMRNMDNTPKRLALIAKLQDIVRRDAPWVFGFHPKSFSLYHQWLHNVKPNMMANNALKYMRLEPQPRAVLRTLWNQPVWWPLGLLFAFLILAVLPAYLSYRRRMQAKAV, encoded by the coding sequence ATGGAAATCACGCGCATATTCAATCTTTTGGTTTGGGCCATTTTATCATTGGCCCTGCTGGCTGCTTGCGAAGGCCCGCTCAACAGCCCCTACCCGGCCGCGGAAAAGTACCGGAACATTTATTATTCCTCTTTCTCCGAACGCCCCAAACATCTCGATCCTGCGGTGGCTTACAGCAGCGACGAATACCGCCTGATCGCCCAGATCTACGAACCGCCGTTGCAATATCATTACTTGAAGCGTCCCTATACCCTGGCACCTTTGGCCGCCGCCACCATGCCGGATGTGAAATACTACGATGCTGGGGGCAGACCTCTCCCCGCCGACGCGCCGGTTGACAGCATTGCCTACAGTGAATATATCATCACTATCAAAAAAGGGATCCGCTTCCAACCCCATCCAGCCTTTGCCAAAAATAAAACAGGCATCCTGCTTTACCACCGGCTGACCCAAGACCTGCTGGATGGCATCCGCACGCCCATGGACTTCCCCAAGCTCGGAACCCGGGAATTGACCGCCAAAGATTTCATTTATCAAATCAAGCGCCTGGTCCATCCACAACTGCATTCCCCCATCGCTGGATTGATGAAGCAGCATATTGTGGGCCTGAAGGAATTCGCCAAGGCGATGCAGCAACGCTACGAACAAGAAGGCTCCGATGCTTTTTTCGACCTTCGCCCCTACCCTCTTGAAGGCGTCAAACAGATAGACCGCTACCGTTACAGCATCAAGATTCACGGTAAATACCCGCAATTTTCCTATTGGCTGGCCATGCCATTCTTTGCGCCCATGCCCTGGGAAGCCGATCATTTTTATGATCAACCCGCGCTCAAGGAACGCAACCTGACCCTTGACTGGTACCCGGTAGGCACCGGCCCCTATATGCTGGTGGAAAACAATCCCAACCGCCGCATGGTGCTCAAAAGGAATCCCAACTTTCATCTGGAAACTTATCCCCGCGAAGGAGAAGCCCAAGACCAAGAGAAAGGATTGCTCGCTGACGCCGGCAAGCCGCTGCCTTTCATCGATGAAGTGAAATACATCCTGGAGCGGGAATCTATCCCCGCCTGGAATAAATTTCTTCAGGGCTATTATGAAGCCTCTGGCATCGGCTCGGACAGTTTTGAGCAGGCCATCCGCTTTGGCAGCCAGGGACAGGCTGAATTGACCGATACCTTGAAAGACAAAGGCATATGCCTGGAAACCGCCGTTGCCCCTTCCATTTTCTACTTGGGATTCAATATGCTGGACCCGGTCGTCGGCGGCCTGACGGAGAAGCAAAGGAAACTGCGGCAAGCCATTTCCATTGCCATCGATTACGAAGAATACATCTCTATCTTTATGAATGGCCGTGGCGTCGCCGCCCAAGGCGTATTGCCGCCGGGTATCTTCGGCTATCGCTCCGGTCCCCAAGGGATCAACCCCTATGTCTACCACTGGGAGAATAACCGGCCGGTTCGAAAATCCATTGACGAGGCTCGCCGGCTACTCACCCAAGCAGGCTACCCTGGGGGACGGGACCCGAAAACCGGCCAGCCACTGCTGCTGTATTTTGATACTTCCGCCTCAGGGCCGGATGAAAAAGCCCGCCTCAACTGGTACCGCAAGCAATTCGAAAAACTGGGCATCCAATTGGTCATCCGCGCCACCGATTACAACCGTTTCCGGCAAAAAATCCGCACCGGCAACACGCAAATTTTCATGTGGGGCTGGAACGCCGATTATCCCGATCCTGAAAACTTTTTCTTCCTGCTCTACAGCGCCAACGGCAAAGTCAAATACGGCGGCGAAAACGCCGCCAACTATGAAAACCCGGAGTTCGACCGTTTATTCCTGCAAATGCGCAATATGGACAATACGCCCAAGCGCCTGGCATTAATTGCCAAACTCCAGGATATCGTCCGCCGCGATGCGCCCTGGGTATTTGGTTTTCATCCAAAATCCTTTTCCCTATACCATCAATGGCTGCATAATGTGAAACCCAACATGATGGCAAACAACGCCCTCAAATACATGCGTCTGGAACCACAGCCCAGAGCCGTTTTAAGGACGTTATGGAATCAACCGGTGTGGTGGCCGCTTGGATTGCTTTTTGCGTTTTTGATTTTAGCGGTACTGCCAGCCTATTTGAGCTACCGGCGGCGAATGCAGGCAAAGGCTGTCTGA